The following coding sequences are from one Sphingomonadaceae bacterium OTU29LAMAA1 window:
- the galU gene encoding UTP--glucose-1-phosphate uridylyltransferase GalU, whose protein sequence is MTIKRVRKAVFPVAGLGTRFLPATKSIPKEMLTVVDKPLIQYAVEEALEAGIEQIIFVTGRGKGALEDHFDISYELEDTMHARGKSLAVIEGIRQKPGSPVYVRQQEPLGLGHAVWCAREIVGDEPFAVLLPDELMVGQPGFLAQMVEAYDKVGGNVIGALEVADSETDKYGIISPGAVDGRLTEVKALVEKPELGSAPSNLMIPGRYILQPEVMRVLESQEKGAGGEIQLTDAMAQLIGQQPFHGFTFDGQRFDCGDKAGYIQANLALALAREDIGPSVRAFAQALLG, encoded by the coding sequence ATGACGATCAAGCGCGTACGCAAGGCGGTGTTCCCAGTGGCGGGTCTGGGCACGCGATTCCTGCCGGCGACCAAGTCGATACCCAAGGAAATGCTGACGGTCGTCGACAAGCCGCTGATCCAATATGCCGTCGAAGAGGCGCTGGAAGCGGGAATCGAGCAGATCATCTTCGTCACCGGGCGCGGCAAGGGCGCGCTGGAAGATCATTTCGACATTTCGTACGAGCTCGAAGACACGATGCACGCGCGGGGCAAGTCGCTCGCCGTGATCGAGGGTATCCGTCAGAAGCCGGGTAGCCCGGTCTATGTTCGCCAGCAGGAGCCGCTCGGCCTCGGCCATGCGGTGTGGTGCGCGCGCGAGATCGTCGGCGACGAACCGTTCGCGGTGCTGCTGCCGGACGAGCTGATGGTCGGGCAGCCTGGATTCCTTGCGCAAATGGTCGAGGCCTATGACAAGGTGGGTGGCAACGTCATCGGCGCGCTGGAAGTGGCGGACAGCGAAACCGACAAGTACGGCATCATTTCTCCGGGTGCCGTCGACGGCCGATTGACCGAAGTGAAGGCGCTGGTCGAAAAACCGGAACTCGGCAGCGCGCCGTCCAACCTGATGATCCCCGGCCGTTACATCCTGCAGCCGGAGGTGATGCGGGTGTTGGAGAGTCAGGAGAAGGGGGCCGGCGGTGAGATCCAGCTCACGGATGCGATGGCGCAGCTGATCGGGCAGCAGCCGTTCCACGGCTTCACCTTCGATGGCCAGCGTTTCGACTGCGGCGACAAGGCGGGGTACATTCAGGCCAATCTGGCGCTGGCACTGGCACGCGAAGACATCGGGCCATCGGTGCGGGCGTTTGCACAGGCGCTGTTGGGATAG
- the moeB gene encoding molybdopterin-synthase adenylyltransferase MoeB → MTLSDEALTRYARHIVLKEVGGDGQQRFARAHVIVIGAGGIGSPAIQYLAGAGIGRLTIVDDDAVDLSNLQRQTIYATADIGHGKAEVAAAAAHRINPLVDARARTLRVDASSVASLLADADVVLDGCDNFATRLLVADAAYAARIPLVSAAIGQFDGQLAVFRGWEPAKPCYRCFVGDDPERPGATCSEDGVLGPMAGVVGSLAALEVLRAIHPFGEDSAGKLLLADTLALRFRTLTLPSDPGCRTCGS, encoded by the coding sequence GTGACCCTCTCCGACGAGGCGCTCACTCGCTATGCCCGCCACATCGTCCTGAAAGAGGTCGGCGGTGACGGCCAGCAGCGGTTCGCCCGCGCGCATGTGATCGTGATCGGCGCGGGCGGCATCGGATCGCCTGCGATCCAGTATCTCGCCGGCGCCGGGATAGGCCGGCTCACGATCGTCGACGACGATGCTGTCGACCTGTCCAATCTGCAACGGCAGACCATCTACGCCACGGCCGATATCGGTCACGGCAAGGCTGAGGTCGCAGCCGCCGCCGCGCACCGGATCAATCCGCTGGTCGATGCCCGCGCCCGCACGCTTCGCGTCGATGCATCCAGTGTCGCCAGCCTCCTCGCCGACGCCGACGTGGTGCTGGACGGCTGCGACAATTTCGCGACCCGCCTGCTCGTCGCCGATGCGGCTTATGCCGCGCGAATACCGCTCGTCTCCGCTGCGATCGGCCAATTCGATGGCCAGCTTGCCGTGTTTCGCGGCTGGGAGCCGGCAAAACCCTGTTATCGCTGTTTCGTGGGTGACGATCCCGAACGTCCGGGGGCGACCTGTTCCGAGGATGGCGTGCTCGGCCCGATGGCGGGCGTGGTCGGCAGCCTCGCCGCGCTGGAGGTCTTGCGCGCGATCCACCCCTTCGGCGAGGACAGCGCCGGCAAACTCCTGCTCGCCGACACGCTGGCGCTACGCTTCAGGACGCTGACCTTGCCCAGCGACCCCGGCTGCCGCACCTGCGGCAGCTGA
- the dut gene encoding dUTP diphosphatase codes for MTDPIAIRLCRLPHGRDLPVPAYATAGAAGMDVVSAEAITLAPGTRAAVATGFSIAIPDGYEVQVRPRSGLALRHGVTCLNTPGTIDSDYRGEVKVILINLGEEPFVVARGERIAQLVPAPVQRATLELVDILDDTERGSGGFGSTGR; via the coding sequence ATGACCGACCCGATCGCCATCCGCCTCTGCCGCCTGCCGCACGGGCGCGACCTGCCCGTACCGGCCTATGCGACGGCAGGCGCGGCGGGCATGGATGTCGTGTCGGCCGAAGCGATCACCCTCGCTCCCGGCACCCGCGCCGCGGTGGCGACCGGCTTCTCGATCGCGATACCGGACGGATATGAGGTACAGGTCCGCCCGCGATCCGGCCTCGCGCTCAGGCACGGCGTCACCTGCCTCAACACGCCCGGTACGATCGATTCGGACTATCGTGGCGAGGTGAAGGTGATCCTCATCAACCTGGGTGAAGAGCCGTTCGTCGTCGCGCGTGGTGAGCGGATCGCTCAACTCGTTCCGGCCCCGGTTCAGCGCGCCACGCTGGAACTCGTCGATATCCTCGACGATACGGAGCGTGGTAGCGGAGGGTTCGGATCGACCGGCCGATGA
- the coaBC gene encoding bifunctional phosphopantothenoylcysteine decarboxylase/phosphopantothenate--cysteine ligase CoaBC has translation MKRILLIVGGGIAAYKAAELIRLLRKRGHAVRCVLTDGAAHFVTPMTLAALSEDKVYTTLWDLKDEAEMGHIQLSRQADLIVIAPATADLMARMAAGIADDLATTLLLATDTPVLAAPAMNVRMWTHAATRRNVAQLRADGITVLDPDDGAMACGEYGPGRLPEPVAIAAAIDAALAPPAGSLANRHVLVTAGPTHEPIDPVRYIANRSSGRQGFAIAEALAALGARVTLVAGPVALATPPGVDRIDVVTAQDMADAATRALPADAAVMVAAVADWRVDVAPHKVKKGGATPTLTLTENVDILATLAHGPQRPRLVVGFAAETERVVEHATAKRIRKGADWIVANDVSGDVFGGDANTVHLATAVGVEHWERLPKAEVARRLASRIADALAGS, from the coding sequence GTGAAACGAATCCTCCTGATCGTCGGCGGCGGAATCGCCGCCTACAAGGCCGCCGAACTGATCCGCCTGCTCAGGAAACGCGGCCACGCCGTCCGCTGCGTACTGACCGACGGCGCCGCGCATTTCGTCACGCCGATGACACTCGCGGCCCTGTCGGAGGACAAGGTCTACACCACCCTGTGGGATCTGAAGGACGAAGCGGAAATGGGCCATATCCAGCTCAGCCGCCAGGCCGACCTGATCGTCATCGCTCCCGCCACCGCCGACCTGATGGCGCGTATGGCGGCGGGCATCGCCGACGATCTCGCCACCACGCTGCTGCTCGCCACCGACACCCCCGTCCTCGCCGCCCCGGCGATGAACGTGCGGATGTGGACGCACGCCGCGACACGGCGCAACGTCGCGCAACTGCGTGCCGACGGCATCACCGTGCTCGACCCCGACGACGGCGCGATGGCCTGCGGCGAATATGGCCCCGGCCGCCTGCCCGAACCCGTCGCCATCGCCGCCGCGATCGACGCGGCGCTGGCACCCCCGGCAGGATCGCTCGCCAACCGCCATGTCCTCGTCACCGCCGGCCCCACCCATGAGCCGATCGACCCGGTCCGCTATATCGCCAACCGCTCCTCGGGGCGGCAGGGCTTCGCCATCGCCGAGGCGCTCGCCGCTCTCGGTGCCCGGGTCACGCTCGTCGCCGGCCCGGTCGCCCTCGCCACCCCGCCAGGCGTGGACCGCATCGACGTGGTCACCGCGCAGGACATGGCGGACGCGGCGACGCGCGCCCTGCCCGCCGATGCGGCGGTGATGGTCGCCGCGGTTGCGGACTGGCGCGTCGACGTCGCGCCGCACAAGGTCAAGAAGGGCGGTGCCACACCGACGCTGACACTGACCGAGAACGTCGATATCCTCGCCACCCTCGCCCACGGCCCGCAACGCCCCCGCCTCGTCGTCGGCTTCGCAGCCGAAACCGAGCGCGTCGTCGAACACGCGACGGCCAAGCGCATCCGCAAGGGCGCCGACTGGATCGTCGCCAACGACGTGTCGGGCGACGTCTTCGGCGGCGACGCCAACACCGTCCACCTCGCCACCGCCGTCGGCGTCGAACATTGGGAACGCCTGCCCAAGGCGGAGGTGGCCCGCCGTCTCGCCTCTCGCATCGCGGATGCGCTCGCAGGTTCTTGA
- the ubiB gene encoding 2-polyprenylphenol 6-hydroxylase — protein MTASVVHVWRLLKWGRILARHGALRGIERDPNTPAPVRRLARIARFGARVPKVPRYADAFQAIGPAAIKLGQTLATRPDLVGEVATQDLLRLQDQLPPVPYATIAAAMEGSFGRPPSDLFTSIEETPVGAASIAQVHRAVTTDGRTVAVKVLRPGVEADFTRAIATYEWAAAQLEGMSVEARRLRPRLTVENFKRWTTRELNFRREAASASELAESMTAEPDFMVPAIDWQRSTARVLTVEWVDGIKLSDRTRLIAQGYDLPKLANTLIQAFLRQAIAEGFFHADMHQGNLFALPGNKIAAIDFGIMGRIDRRARVWLAEILYGLITGNYKRVAEIHFEAGYVPAHHNVAEFATALRAVGEPMRGLPVKDMSIGMMLDGLFSITRDFDMVTQPHLLLLQKTMVMVEGVATGLDPDINLWESAAPFVREWIRTELGPEAAIADRLIRDVRTIAALPDLIRRIEARYPAPGGEPPAPPLREIEVVRIGGGWRYAAVALVTAAASVAATWLIVH, from the coding sequence GTGACTGCTTCCGTCGTCCACGTCTGGCGCCTGCTGAAATGGGGCCGCATCCTCGCCCGCCACGGCGCGCTGCGCGGAATCGAGCGCGACCCCAACACGCCCGCACCCGTCCGCCGGCTGGCGCGCATCGCCCGCTTCGGCGCGCGCGTGCCCAAGGTGCCGCGTTACGCCGATGCGTTCCAGGCGATCGGCCCCGCCGCGATCAAGCTCGGCCAGACGCTCGCCACCCGTCCCGATCTCGTCGGCGAGGTGGCGACGCAGGACCTGCTGCGTCTGCAGGACCAGCTGCCCCCCGTCCCCTACGCGACGATCGCCGCCGCGATGGAGGGCAGCTTTGGCCGCCCGCCGTCGGACCTGTTCACCTCAATCGAGGAAACGCCGGTCGGTGCCGCCTCGATCGCGCAGGTGCATCGCGCGGTCACGACCGATGGCCGTACCGTTGCCGTGAAGGTGCTGCGCCCCGGTGTCGAGGCCGACTTCACCCGTGCCATAGCGACCTACGAATGGGCGGCCGCCCAGCTCGAAGGCATGAGCGTCGAGGCCCGCCGCCTCCGCCCGCGCCTGACGGTCGAGAACTTCAAGCGCTGGACGACCCGCGAACTCAATTTTCGGCGCGAGGCGGCCTCGGCGTCCGAACTCGCCGAATCGATGACGGCCGAGCCGGACTTCATGGTCCCTGCGATCGATTGGCAACGCTCGACGGCACGCGTGCTGACGGTGGAATGGGTCGACGGGATCAAGCTGTCGGATCGCACCCGATTGATCGCGCAGGGCTACGATTTGCCCAAGCTCGCCAACACGCTGATCCAGGCATTCCTGCGCCAGGCGATCGCCGAGGGCTTCTTCCACGCCGACATGCATCAGGGCAACCTGTTCGCCTTGCCCGGCAACAAGATCGCCGCGATCGACTTCGGTATCATGGGCCGGATCGACCGGCGGGCGCGGGTCTGGCTAGCGGAGATCCTCTACGGCCTGATCACCGGTAACTACAAACGCGTCGCCGAAATCCATTTCGAGGCGGGCTACGTCCCCGCACATCATAACGTCGCCGAATTTGCCACCGCCCTGCGCGCGGTCGGCGAACCGATGCGCGGATTGCCGGTCAAGGACATGTCGATCGGCATGATGCTCGACGGCCTGTTTTCGATCACCCGCGATTTCGACATGGTGACGCAGCCGCACCTGCTGCTGCTCCAGAAGACGATGGTGATGGTCGAGGGCGTCGCCACCGGTCTCGACCCCGACATCAACCTGTGGGAATCCGCCGCGCCGTTCGTACGCGAATGGATCCGCACAGAACTCGGCCCCGAAGCCGCCATCGCCGATCGCCTGATCCGCGACGTCCGCACCATCGCAGCGCTGCCGGACCTCATCCGCCGGATCGAGGCGCGCTATCCCGCCCCCGGCGGCGAGCCTCCTGCCCCCCCGCTGCGCGAGATAGAGGTCGTGCGGATCGGCGGCGGCTGGCGATATGCCGCAGTGGCGCTGGTCACCGCCGCCGCCAGCGTCGCGGCGACCTGGCTGATCGTCCACTGA
- a CDS encoding class I SAM-dependent methyltransferase — MTDTATPGTVSFGYEDVAPEEKTARVGGVFSSVAKNYDLMNDAMSGGMHRLWKDRFVRRVQPQEGQQILDMAGGTGDIAFRLAAAGASVTVADINPQMLEVGMERAAKRGIDGLVWTEANAETLTFPDKFFDAYTIAFGIRNVTDIPKALREAHRVLRRGGRFYCLEFSTTTWPGFKEVYDSYSHKLVPKLGQMLAQDADSYRYLIESIRRFPDMPTFKGMIADAGFVRTKAEPILGGLVAIHSGWKI, encoded by the coding sequence ATGACCGATACCGCCACTCCCGGAACCGTCTCGTTCGGCTACGAAGACGTCGCGCCAGAGGAAAAGACCGCCCGCGTCGGCGGCGTCTTCTCCAGCGTCGCCAAGAACTACGACCTGATGAACGATGCCATGTCCGGCGGCATGCACCGGCTGTGGAAGGACCGCTTCGTCCGCCGCGTCCAGCCGCAGGAGGGGCAGCAGATCCTCGACATGGCGGGCGGCACCGGCGACATCGCCTTCCGCCTCGCCGCCGCCGGCGCGTCGGTGACCGTGGCGGACATCAACCCGCAGATGCTGGAAGTCGGCATGGAACGCGCCGCCAAGCGCGGCATCGACGGGCTGGTGTGGACGGAAGCGAACGCGGAAACGCTCACCTTCCCCGACAAGTTCTTCGACGCCTATACGATCGCGTTCGGCATCCGGAACGTCACCGACATCCCCAAAGCCCTGCGCGAAGCCCACCGCGTCCTGCGCCGCGGCGGCCGCTTCTATTGCCTCGAATTCTCGACCACGACATGGCCGGGGTTCAAGGAAGTCTATGACAGCTATTCGCACAAGCTCGTGCCCAAGCTCGGCCAGATGCTCGCGCAGGACGCCGACAGCTACCGCTATCTGATCGAATCAATCCGCCGCTTCCCCGACATGCCGACGTTCAAGGGCATGATCGCCGACGCCGGCTTCGTCCGTACCAAGGCCGAACCGATCCTCGGCGGACTCGTCGCGATCCACTCGGGGTGGAAGATTTGA